One genomic segment of Ignavibacteriota bacterium includes these proteins:
- a CDS encoding efflux RND transporter periplasmic adaptor subunit: MKKKWYIIFGSLITVIVIYFVVSSSYSNANEKSDKLQTAVVTRRDIGSSVLATGIIKPMVGAEVRVGSRVSGLVKNLYANVGDLVKKGQIIAELEPSELKAKYNQSFASLQNAKANYEYAKLDFERQKSLLKQNFISQNQLDLAEKTFEINKAQLEQAQANLDYSKVQLEYTKITAPISGIVASVSTQEGETVAASFSAPTFVTIIDLERLEVWAYVDETDIGRIIENQNATFTVDTYSDTDFEGIVTAIYPKAIIQDNVVNYVSTLKITDFKEKILRPEMTVTVTIYLEKKENVLTVPNNAIKREQGKTVVTVLDNNDKMNRRTVKTGYSSNGYVEILDGVSEGEKVII, translated from the coding sequence TTGAAAAAGAAATGGTATATAATATTTGGAAGTCTGATAACAGTAATTGTTATATATTTTGTTGTTAGTTCATCTTACTCAAATGCGAATGAGAAATCCGATAAACTTCAAACGGCTGTTGTGACAAGGCGTGATATTGGTTCAAGCGTTTTAGCAACCGGGATAATAAAACCAATGGTCGGTGCTGAAGTTCGCGTAGGTTCCCGTGTTTCAGGATTAGTAAAAAACTTGTATGCAAATGTTGGTGATTTAGTAAAGAAAGGTCAGATTATTGCTGAATTAGAGCCTTCCGAATTAAAAGCAAAATACAACCAATCGTTTGCATCACTTCAAAATGCAAAAGCTAATTATGAATATGCTAAGCTTGATTTTGAAAGACAAAAATCATTACTTAAACAAAATTTTATTTCTCAAAATCAATTAGACCTTGCCGAAAAAACATTCGAAATAAACAAAGCTCAATTAGAGCAAGCTCAAGCAAATCTTGATTACTCCAAAGTTCAATTAGAATACACAAAGATAACTGCACCAATTTCTGGAATTGTCGCTTCAGTATCAACCCAAGAAGGTGAAACTGTAGCTGCAAGTTTTTCTGCTCCAACTTTTGTTACAATAATTGATTTAGAAAGACTTGAAGTATGGGCTTATGTTGACGAAACGGATATTGGCAGAATAATAGAAAATCAAAACGCAACATTTACAGTTGATACGTATTCCGATACAGATTTTGAAGGGATTGTTACGGCAATATATCCAAAAGCAATTATCCAAGATAATGTTGTTAATTATGTTTCCACATTAAAGATAACTGATTTCAAAGAAAAAATATTACGACCAGAAATGACTGTTACAGTTACAATTTATCTTGAAAAGAAAGAGAATGTACTTACCGTGCCGAACAATGCTATTAAGCGTGAACAAGGTAAAACAGTTGTAACTGTTCTTGATAACAATGACAAAATGAATAGGCGAACAGTAAAAACCGGTTATTCTTCAAATGGTTATGTTGAAATTTTGGATGGCGTTAGTGAAGGTGAAAAAGTTATTATTTAA
- a CDS encoding TolC family protein, with translation MKIKYSNNNLKTIVNARLIEKLILLMLFFVSVVSAQSNVEKYSLEDCIQIALQNNPGIKSSLYNVNESQLKIKESKGGLFPNLNFNTSTNRYYSENQSGSFISNDNLSAGLSTRYNIFQGFKTTASVEAAKENYNSNIAQHSVNTEDLILGVTESYYKLLQTERIVKTTEKAIERSKLYLDYAEARYKNGLASQSDLLKAKVEFSNSELALIRSRNARLTVKGSLNTLLGNTASDQISIIDNLETTTFGKLNDSLSIQENISELIQTAYQNRPEIIRIQSQMNAQRSYLTIARSEYFPTLSLDANYNYAGETTADLRAISFVGLSLNFPIFNGFSSEARVDEEKIALKNIEQQDLSLRNQISLEVWNAYLSVKESVELINNTKIFYENALENLRIAEGEYKEGVGSMLSLVDAQTNLVTAEESYIEVLANYGISVASLKRVVGNKNIEEILN, from the coding sequence ATGAAAATCAAGTATTCAAATAATAATCTGAAAACTATTGTTAACGCCAGGTTAATTGAGAAATTAATCCTTTTGATGTTGTTTTTTGTATCGGTAGTAAGCGCTCAAAGCAATGTTGAAAAATATTCGTTGGAAGATTGCATTCAAATTGCGCTGCAAAATAATCCGGGTATAAAATCTTCATTATATAATGTAAATGAGAGCCAGTTAAAGATAAAAGAATCTAAAGGCGGTTTATTCCCAAACTTAAATTTTAACACATCCACAAACCGTTATTATTCGGAGAATCAAAGCGGCAGCTTTATAAGTAATGATAATCTCAGCGCCGGACTTTCGACACGTTATAACATTTTTCAGGGCTTTAAAACAACCGCTTCGGTTGAAGCTGCTAAAGAAAATTATAATTCTAATATTGCACAGCACTCAGTCAATACCGAAGACTTGATTTTGGGTGTAACAGAATCTTACTACAAGCTGCTTCAAACCGAGAGGATTGTTAAAACTACGGAAAAAGCAATTGAACGTTCTAAGTTGTATTTGGATTATGCCGAAGCAAGATATAAAAACGGACTTGCATCACAATCGGATTTATTAAAAGCAAAAGTAGAGTTTTCAAATTCCGAACTTGCGCTTATCCGTTCACGTAATGCTCGGTTAACTGTAAAGGGCAGCTTAAATACTTTGCTTGGTAATACCGCTTCAGATCAAATCAGTATTATTGATAATCTTGAAACAACAACATTTGGTAAGTTGAACGATTCTTTATCTATACAAGAAAACATTTCAGAATTAATCCAGACTGCATATCAAAACCGGCCCGAAATAATCAGAATACAAAGCCAAATGAATGCACAGCGATCTTATTTGACAATTGCAAGAAGTGAGTATTTTCCCACTCTTTCACTTGATGCAAATTATAATTATGCCGGAGAAACCACTGCCGATTTGCGCGCAATTTCGTTTGTGGGCTTGAGTTTGAATTTCCCAATCTTTAACGGATTCTCTAGTGAAGCGAGGGTTGATGAGGAAAAAATAGCATTAAAAAATATAGAGCAGCAAGATTTATCCCTTCGCAATCAAATTAGTCTTGAGGTTTGGAACGCATATTTAAGTGTGAAAGAATCTGTAGAACTTATTAATAATACAAAAATTTTCTATGAAAACGCATTGGAAAATTTACGTATTGCCGAAGGCGAATACAAAGAAGGCGTTGGCTCAATGCTTTCTTTGGTTGATGCACAAACTAATCTTGTAACCGCAGAAGAAAGCTACATTGAAGTCCTTGCCAATTACGGAATATCTGTTGCATCACTTAAACGGGTAGTTGGGAATAAAAATATCGAGGAGATTTTAAATTGA
- a CDS encoding periplasmic heavy metal sensor, with the protein MKMKITIYLIVIVTLINLSSLGTILYLKWSSISDMSLNVMQDNRFEMMKRELELTPEQLQYFEIIRTEFHSRLDSLDTKFSSLRKEMLSEIWQTQEPDKQKIETILEQFSKRQLEAQRWTVQHFYKFKEVLTPRQAEKFYRIVSERFPGQHINPGLRRMIDKQEDCE; encoded by the coding sequence ATGAAAATGAAAATTACAATTTATCTGATTGTTATTGTAACCTTGATTAATCTTTCATCCTTAGGAACTATCTTATATTTAAAGTGGAGTTCAATAAGTGATATGTCTTTGAACGTTATGCAAGATAACAGATTTGAAATGATGAAAAGAGAATTGGAATTAACTCCAGAACAATTGCAATATTTCGAAATAATCAGAACTGAATTTCATTCAAGGCTCGATTCACTTGACACAAAATTCAGTTCACTGCGAAAAGAAATGCTGAGTGAAATTTGGCAAACACAAGAACCAGACAAACAGAAGATAGAAACTATTTTAGAACAGTTTAGTAAACGGCAATTAGAAGCACAGAGATGGACAGTTCAACATTTTTATAAATTCAAAGAAGTTTTAACTCCGAGACAAGCAGAAAAATTTTATAGGATTGTTTCTGAACGATTCCCGGGACAGCATATAAATCCCGGCTTAAGAAGAATGATTGATAAACAAGAGGACTGTGAATGA
- a CDS encoding zf-HC2 domain-containing protein, with the protein MKHQKIQKKFLLYIDGDLSEVEKILIDQHLEKCTDCKRHFEELVKIWNEEKTLGKPLPSQALWYDLKDRMEKVQASTNVGNVKLLFNTAISFFVIVFAVFIGSRFGSALSTQSETYVYSENIQDEFGMSYFDAVPPNTIGKDIFISPANNKGMKK; encoded by the coding sequence ATGAAACATCAAAAAATTCAAAAAAAATTTCTTCTTTATATTGACGGCGACTTGTCCGAAGTTGAAAAGATATTGATTGATCAGCACTTGGAAAAATGTACTGACTGCAAAAGACATTTCGAAGAACTTGTCAAAATTTGGAATGAAGAAAAAACATTGGGAAAGCCGTTACCCTCCCAAGCATTATGGTATGATTTAAAAGATAGAATGGAAAAAGTTCAAGCATCCACGAATGTTGGTAATGTTAAACTGTTGTTTAACACAGCAATTTCATTCTTTGTGATTGTATTCGCAGTTTTCATCGGCTCAAGGTTCGGAAGTGCATTAAGCACACAAAGTGAAACGTATGTTTATTCAGAAAATATTCAAGATGAATTTGGAATGAGTTATTTTGATGCTGTACCGCCGAACACCATTGGAAAAGATATTTTTATATCACCGGCAAATAATAAAGGAATGAAAAAATGA
- a CDS encoding sigma-70 family RNA polymerase sigma factor translates to MEEKQIVQHLKNDDEFIYKYVYDQYSRMVYSVGFRMIGNKEEAEDVTQDVFIMVFNSINSFREDSKLSTWIYQITVNTCLNKLRRKKAINFLSLNFGEDEKGEQEMASDNLTPRDEIEKSELQKIVQDAINTLPAKQKTAIVLSRYEELTYKEIAKIMEISLSSVESLLFRAKENLAKKLIPHKDIFQ, encoded by the coding sequence ATGGAAGAAAAACAAATAGTTCAACATCTTAAAAACGATGATGAGTTTATATACAAATATGTATATGACCAATATTCCCGTATGGTTTATAGCGTTGGCTTTCGTATGATAGGCAATAAAGAGGAAGCCGAAGATGTTACACAAGATGTTTTTATAATGGTTTTTAATTCGATTAATTCTTTTCGTGAAGATTCCAAACTCTCAACTTGGATTTACCAGATAACCGTAAATACTTGTCTAAACAAATTAAGAAGGAAAAAAGCGATCAACTTCTTATCTCTAAATTTTGGGGAAGATGAAAAAGGAGAACAAGAAATGGCTTCAGATAATTTGACCCCAAGAGATGAAATAGAAAAATCTGAATTACAGAAGATTGTTCAGGATGCAATAAATACACTGCCGGCAAAGCAGAAGACGGCAATTGTTTTATCCCGTTATGAAGAATTAACATATAAGGAAATTGCAAAAATAATGGAAATTAGTCTTTCTTCTGTTGAATCGCTTCTGTTTCGTGCAAAAGAAAATCTAGCAAAAAAACTAATTCCTCATAAAGATATTTTTCAATGA
- a CDS encoding TonB-dependent receptor: protein MYKKSFANAKNLIVVTILVFLFLTTEIVSQTNTGIISGEVRDAVTKQPLPGANIIIEGTNIGSACDENGYYVIKNVATGSYNLKASMIGYESSAYTEVTINPNRNHSVNFELHTTAMELEEVKVSADYFSKPDENPVSFRTLSPEEIRRSPGSAEDIFRVMQSLPGVATAGAKSAQLIVRGGSPDENLTLLDNIEVYNPIHFARTGESMGIISIVNPALLQKVDFLTGGFPTKYGDKMSSVFDMSLREGNKEVFNTDANLNIAGFGVMLDGPLIENSNMVFSLRRGFFDLITSTLNKPAAPSYYDAVGKVTYDLNNKNRISLVGFYYLDQIEKTGSTKEENVTWNRYDYLTRNDYGVAIGVNWRSLISEKAFSLVTASYTSNGWNTLQGTEVDPTIMGEDIREDEFSLKSEINYRLSPNINLKLGGQFKVVNSRNESWSPEDTLRNGTITPANTILYLPDATTKGALFLQSSFRIIDPLIITAGLRYDYFELTSENNFSPRISLSYNVNDKTTFNLAWGKYYQSPASYQIAPDERNLLLNSSYATHYIAGIEQRLGYDTKASIEVYHKELSNLVVDPDSTNLLINTGSGYAQGIEFSLQKKFTDGFVGSASYSYSISKRRDYESTSLYDFEYDRPHIINLIFGLEIGSGWQIGTKFQYASGNPYTPVIGVSERNNSFYLVEGEKNSDRYPDYHKLDLRIDKQFVFENWSFSVYLDLWNVYNRDNVSSYSFKAESDGTITTTPRYDFGITPILGFTAKF, encoded by the coding sequence TTGTACAAAAAATCATTTGCCAACGCCAAAAACTTAATAGTAGTAACGATTTTAGTATTTCTATTCCTTACGACTGAGATAGTCAGCCAAACTAATACAGGAATAATTTCGGGTGAAGTAAGAGACGCAGTTACGAAGCAACCTCTTCCCGGTGCTAATATTATTATTGAGGGAACAAATATCGGATCTGCTTGCGATGAGAATGGATATTACGTTATAAAAAATGTAGCAACCGGAAGTTATAACTTAAAAGCCTCAATGATTGGATATGAATCGTCTGCATATACTGAAGTAACAATAAATCCAAATCGAAATCATTCCGTAAATTTTGAACTTCATACCACCGCTATGGAATTAGAAGAAGTTAAAGTTTCCGCGGATTATTTTTCCAAACCGGATGAAAATCCGGTAAGTTTTAGAACCCTTTCACCGGAAGAAATCAGAAGATCGCCGGGTTCGGCAGAGGATATTTTTAGAGTAATGCAGTCTCTGCCGGGAGTTGCAACAGCAGGTGCAAAAAGTGCACAACTTATTGTAAGGGGAGGCAGTCCAGATGAAAATTTAACTCTACTTGACAATATAGAAGTTTATAACCCAATACACTTTGCCCGAACCGGTGAATCTATGGGTATTATCAGTATTGTTAATCCGGCGCTGTTACAAAAAGTTGATTTTTTGACAGGTGGTTTCCCAACTAAATATGGAGATAAAATGTCTTCTGTTTTTGATATGAGTTTGCGTGAAGGAAATAAAGAAGTTTTTAATACGGATGCTAACTTAAATATTGCCGGTTTCGGTGTTATGTTAGACGGACCATTAATAGAGAACAGTAATATGGTATTTTCTTTACGACGCGGCTTTTTCGATTTGATTACGTCCACACTCAATAAACCAGCTGCACCAAGCTATTATGATGCAGTTGGAAAAGTTACCTACGATTTAAATAATAAAAATAGAATCAGTCTCGTTGGATTTTATTATTTAGATCAGATTGAGAAAACCGGATCAACAAAAGAGGAAAATGTAACATGGAATAGATACGATTATTTGACCCGCAATGATTATGGGGTAGCTATAGGTGTAAACTGGCGTTCACTCATTTCTGAAAAAGCTTTTTCATTAGTTACTGCATCTTACACAAGTAATGGTTGGAATACTTTGCAAGGAACCGAAGTGGATCCAACAATAATGGGTGAAGATATACGGGAAGATGAGTTTAGTCTCAAATCTGAAATCAACTATCGGTTATCTCCAAATATTAATTTGAAGTTAGGCGGACAATTTAAAGTAGTAAATTCACGCAACGAATCTTGGAGCCCGGAAGATACTCTTCGAAATGGTACAATTACTCCAGCAAATACAATATTATATCTACCCGACGCAACTACAAAAGGAGCTTTATTTTTACAATCATCATTTAGAATTATTGATCCGCTAATTATTACAGCTGGATTGCGTTACGATTATTTTGAACTCACATCAGAAAATAATTTTAGCCCGCGTATTTCTTTATCATATAATGTAAACGATAAAACCACATTCAATCTTGCGTGGGGAAAATATTATCAATCACCGGCAAGCTATCAAATAGCGCCAGATGAACGGAATCTTTTGTTGAATAGCAGTTATGCCACACATTATATAGCCGGAATTGAACAACGATTGGGTTACGATACAAAAGCGAGTATCGAAGTTTATCATAAAGAACTCTCAAACCTTGTTGTTGACCCAGATAGTACAAACCTTTTAATCAATACCGGAAGTGGTTATGCACAAGGAATTGAATTCTCACTTCAAAAGAAATTTACTGATGGTTTTGTCGGAAGCGCTTCCTATTCATATTCAATTTCCAAAAGACGGGATTATGAATCAACGTCGTTGTACGATTTTGAATATGACAGACCGCATATCATAAATTTAATTTTTGGACTTGAAATTGGCTCCGGCTGGCAGATTGGAACAAAGTTTCAATATGCTTCCGGCAATCCGTACACTCCGGTTATAGGAGTAAGCGAAAGAAATAATTCTTTTTATTTAGTAGAAGGAGAGAAAAATTCCGATCGTTACCCCGATTACCATAAATTGGATCTTCGCATTGATAAACAATTTGTATTTGAGAACTGGTCGTTTTCTGTTTACCTCGATTTATGGAATGTGTATAACAGAGATAATGTTAGTTCCTACTCATTTAAAGCAGAATCTGATGGAACGATAACAACAACACCGCGTTATGATTTTGGAATTACACCTATTCTTGGATTTACGGCAAAATTTTAA
- a CDS encoding DUF3943 domain-containing protein, with protein sequence MTEMHSNQLYKFIVVFIILSSSLTAQINYNVLPSSISQANQYDVYNSIEMENESEKNYLLPAIEVVGLNLTVWSYSKYITQRGFADISWNSVKNNFKTGFVWDNDRFLMNQFMHPFHGANYFNTARSNGLSFWESIPYAISGSLMWEMFMEKELPSYNDLANTSISGITLGEISNRIANLIIDESTIGAERVLREISSTIINPMNGFNRLIRGDMWKVGNKKKNEKLHFTFAVGTHNVFINKNIDENEQYLSLRGNLDYGKQFDVKNHKNPFDYFTLQTEANFRNGSDILAISASGVITDSKLNLFDVSNNIFGVYKEIDIFYNDVYKFSSTSISSQLVNTTKLSPDLSLQNYLGLSIIIMGATNSAYANEVDKDYNLGPGMSGKLGISLKFEDNSSLYINYKRNWIHTLSGAESEEFIGLLNTGFNYNLIKNSSIGIEFLMYERFGDYKDFPNTNDSNSALRFYIKQII encoded by the coding sequence ATGACAGAAATGCACAGTAATCAGTTATATAAATTTATTGTTGTGTTTATAATATTGTCAAGCAGTTTAACCGCACAAATTAATTATAATGTACTTCCGTCTAGTATTTCTCAAGCTAATCAATATGATGTTTATAATTCAATCGAAATGGAAAATGAATCTGAAAAAAATTATCTGCTGCCGGCAATCGAAGTAGTCGGACTAAATTTAACTGTTTGGTCGTATAGCAAATATATTACACAAAGAGGTTTTGCTGATATTAGCTGGAATTCCGTAAAGAATAATTTTAAAACCGGTTTTGTTTGGGATAATGACAGATTTTTAATGAATCAATTTATGCATCCATTTCATGGAGCAAATTATTTTAATACTGCAAGATCAAACGGATTGAGTTTTTGGGAATCAATTCCTTACGCAATTAGCGGAAGTTTAATGTGGGAAATGTTTATGGAAAAAGAACTGCCTTCATACAACGATCTTGCCAATACTTCTATAAGCGGAATTACTCTTGGCGAAATATCAAATAGAATTGCGAATTTAATTATTGATGAAAGTACTATTGGTGCCGAAAGAGTTTTAAGAGAAATTTCATCTACGATTATAAATCCAATGAATGGATTTAACCGACTAATACGAGGGGATATGTGGAAAGTTGGAAATAAAAAAAAGAATGAGAAACTACATTTTACTTTTGCTGTTGGAACACATAATGTATTTATAAATAAAAACATTGATGAGAATGAACAATATCTTTCATTGCGCGGCAACTTAGATTATGGAAAACAATTTGATGTTAAGAATCACAAAAATCCTTTTGATTATTTCACCTTACAAACAGAAGCAAATTTTAGAAACGGTAGCGATATTTTGGCAATAAGTGCAAGCGGTGTAATTACAGACTCAAAATTAAATTTGTTTGATGTTTCAAATAATATTTTCGGAGTTTATAAAGAGATTGATATTTTTTATAACGATGTATATAAATTTTCCTCAACAAGTATTTCATCTCAATTGGTTAATACAACAAAACTTTCACCAGATTTAAGTTTGCAGAATTATTTAGGACTTTCAATTATTATAATGGGAGCAACAAACTCGGCTTACGCAAATGAAGTTGATAAAGATTATAATCTTGGTCCGGGTATGAGCGGTAAGTTAGGTATAAGCTTAAAATTTGAGGATAATTCATCGTTATACATTAACTATAAGCGAAATTGGATTCATACATTAAGCGGAGCAGAAAGCGAAGAGTTTATCGGTTTATTAAATACCGGTTTTAATTATAATTTAATTAAAAATAGTTCAATTGGAATTGAATTTTTAATGTATGAGAGGTTTGGAGATTATAAAGATTTTCCCAATACGAATGATTCTAATTCTGCATTAAGATTTTACATCAAACAAATAATTTAA
- a CDS encoding ABC transporter permease has product MKTIYHFIIKELLQVKRDKKMLAIIFMAPILQLIFLGYAANMDVNIVHTTIYDMDKTETSRNFIEKIVETGYFQIDFYAKNYDEITKLLNEGKTLVTIVIPKDFENKINRRETTQLQTIFEGSDASKASTALGYIQGVSTKFSQNLITETKDKLGMKISLSGSLIPEVRVWYNPEMKSRVFMVPGILGLVLMISTISLMSMAIVREREIGTMEQIIVTPIKKYQLLLGKLIPFTLIGFVILVIVMIIMTQWFGIAVRGNVLLLLVAALLFILSNLGIGLFISTVSKTQQQAMMASVFALMMPMIYLSGFAFPIENMPKFFQYITYAIPLRYFITIIRGVVLKGIGFSSLWLETLILFGMGISILLLSANRFSKKVD; this is encoded by the coding sequence ATGAAAACGATATATCATTTTATAATTAAAGAACTTTTGCAGGTTAAGAGAGATAAAAAAATGCTAGCCATAATTTTTATGGCTCCCATACTGCAGTTAATATTTCTTGGCTATGCAGCAAATATGGATGTAAATATTGTACACACTACTATTTATGATATGGATAAAACAGAAACAAGCAGAAATTTTATAGAAAAAATTGTTGAGACTGGTTACTTTCAAATTGATTTTTATGCTAAGAACTACGATGAAATTACTAAACTGCTAAATGAAGGCAAAACTCTTGTTACAATTGTAATCCCAAAAGATTTTGAAAATAAAATTAATCGTCGTGAAACAACTCAGCTTCAAACAATATTCGAAGGTTCGGATGCAAGTAAAGCATCGACTGCACTTGGTTATATTCAAGGTGTATCGACAAAATTTTCACAAAATCTTATAACAGAAACAAAAGATAAATTAGGAATGAAAATTTCACTCAGCGGTTCTTTAATTCCCGAAGTAAGAGTATGGTATAATCCCGAAATGAAGTCAAGAGTTTTTATGGTACCTGGAATATTGGGATTAGTTTTAATGATTTCAACAATATCTTTAATGTCTATGGCAATTGTTAGAGAAAGAGAAATCGGAACAATGGAACAAATAATTGTAACACCAATAAAAAAATATCAATTATTACTCGGCAAACTAATTCCCTTTACATTAATTGGATTTGTAATTCTTGTAATTGTAATGATAATTATGACACAATGGTTTGGAATAGCAGTAAGAGGCAATGTTTTACTTCTACTTGTTGCGGCATTACTTTTTATATTATCTAATCTTGGTATCGGATTATTTATATCCACAGTTTCTAAAACACAGCAGCAAGCAATGATGGCATCTGTATTTGCGTTGATGATGCCAATGATTTACTTATCCGGATTTGCATTTCCAATTGAAAATATGCCAAAGTTTTTTCAATATATCACCTACGCAATTCCGTTAAGATATTTTATTACGATAATACGAGGAGTAGTGTTAAAGGGAATTGGATTTTCATCGCTTTGGTTAGAAACATTAATTCTTTTTGGAATGGGAATATCAATATTACTTTTAAGTGCAAATAGATTTAGTAAAAAAGTTGACTAA
- a CDS encoding ABC transporter permease encodes MLNRIYAIAKKELKQLSRDTRMLFIIFFFPVVLLIIFGYAINFDVKHIKIAVYDLDKSNYTREYINGLISSEYFTLITYVENESDIKRLLDEKIVQTAVVFPHDLSRKLNSKQEVKVQFLIDGVDGTTANAIQNYVNAATYSYSLKLTKEYLAITGKKLYVPIDLQPRFWFNPELQSTKFLIPGLMGMILIVTAVISISLSIVREKERGTIEQINVSPLSSLEFILGKTIPYIFISLINAAIVLVAGYLMFGLVIKGDLFLLLFGTLTFLFAALGMGIFISTVSDSQQVAFQAANVTSLLPSFILSGFIFPIETMPAAIQILTNITPAKFYIVILRAILLRGVGISAFWQQLIYLAIFGSIFIILAIILDKRSKGK; translated from the coding sequence ATGCTCAATAGAATTTACGCAATAGCAAAAAAAGAATTGAAACAATTAAGCAGAGACACACGGATGTTGTTTATAATTTTCTTTTTCCCTGTAGTATTACTAATAATTTTTGGATATGCAATTAATTTTGACGTTAAGCATATTAAAATTGCCGTATATGATTTGGACAAATCAAATTATACTAGAGAATATATAAACGGGTTAATTAGTTCGGAGTATTTTACACTTATAACTTATGTAGAAAACGAAAGTGATATTAAACGATTGTTGGATGAAAAAATTGTACAAACCGCTGTGGTTTTTCCACATGATTTATCAAGAAAATTAAATTCAAAGCAAGAAGTTAAAGTTCAATTTCTAATTGATGGTGTTGACGGAACTACCGCAAACGCAATTCAAAATTACGTAAACGCCGCTACATATAGTTATTCTCTTAAACTTACTAAAGAATATTTAGCCATTACCGGAAAAAAACTTTATGTACCGATTGATTTGCAGCCAAGGTTTTGGTTTAATCCAGAATTACAATCGACAAAATTTTTAATACCGGGTTTAATGGGAATGATATTAATTGTTACCGCGGTTATATCAATATCCTTATCAATTGTAAGAGAAAAAGAAAGAGGCACAATTGAGCAAATAAACGTTTCGCCGCTGTCATCATTGGAATTTATTCTTGGCAAAACAATTCCATATATTTTTATATCATTAATTAATGCTGCAATTGTTCTTGTTGCGGGATACTTGATGTTTGGACTTGTAATTAAAGGAGATTTGTTTTTACTTCTATTTGGAACGCTTACCTTTTTATTTGCGGCATTAGGTATGGGAATTTTCATTTCAACAGTTTCAGATTCTCAACAGGTTGCATTTCAAGCCGCTAATGTTACATCATTGCTGCCGTCATTTATACTATCGGGATTTATTTTTCCTATAGAAACAATGCCCGCTGCAATTCAAATATTAACAAATATTACCCCGGCTAAATTTTACATTGTAATTCTAAGAGCAATTCTTTTAAGAGGAGTCGGAATTTCCGCATTTTGGCAGCAATTAATTTATCTTGCAATATTTGGATCAATATTCATAATCTTAGCAATAATATTGGATAAAAGATCAAAAGGAAAATAA